The Pirellulales bacterium genomic sequence TTGACGTCGTAATGATGGTACTTCCACCGGCCGTCATGCACGGCCCGCTGAAGGCCAGCAGCAACCGGAGCGGCGTCGTTCGCGCCGCGCCGCGGGCCGGGCGAATGGTCGTAGGCGCCGAAGATCGCGTCATGCACTCGCGTCTCGCTACGACTGAAAATTCCGACCAGGCTGCGCCCTTCGACGGTCGCCGCCGGCGCGACGCCCAGCAGTTCGCAGAGCGTGGGAAAGATGTCGAAGCCGTATGTGTAGGTGTCCGACGTTTGCCCTCCCGGCACGCCGGGGCCGAAAAAAATCAACGGGACTCCGGCCGATTCTTCGTAGACGTTCTGTTTGCCGAACAGCCCGTGCGAGCCGATCGCCAAGCCGTGATCGCTTGTGTAGACGACAATCGTGTTGTCGATGAGCGACGTGTTTTCCAGCGTCTTCACGACTCGGCCGACCTGTGCATCCTGGGCGGAGATCATGCCGTAATAGTCGCAGAGTTGCTGGCGAGTGTTCTCCGGCGTTCGCGGAAATGGGGCGAGCAGCTCGTCGCGGATGCGGAGTTCGCCGTTGTCGAACGGATGCCGCGGCAGGAAGTTGTCGGGCAGCGGCATCGTTGCCGGATCGTACAGCTTCTTGTACTGTTCCGGCGGAGTGCGCGGGTCGTGAGGAGAAGTGAACGCCAGATAGCAGAAAAATGGCTTGTCGGCCGATTTGCCGGCACGCTGCTGTTCCAAAAACTCGACGGCCGCGTCGGCGAACAACTCGGAGGAAAATTTCTGGCCGATCCGCACGGCGGATTTCGGATAACGGCCGGCCGGATCGAAGTCGCGCACCGGCATGTGAAATTGATCTTCGTGCATCCCGCCGAAAAAGATATTTCCTCCACTGCTGAAGCCGCGCTCGAAGGCGGGCGTGCCGTTGTGCCATTTGCCGCAGGCGAACGTCGTGTATCCGGCCTTGCGAAGCGCCTCGGGCAGAATGACGAAATTGCCCATGTCCTCCGGCGCGCGGAACAGCGAGCGGCCGGTGTGCAACATCGCGCGCGCCGGAACGCAGACCGCCCCGTTCTGAGCGCCCATGTTTCGCGCATGGCGAAACGCGAATCCGCCGGCGGCGAGCCGATCGAGATGCGGCGTTTTAATATGCGGGTTGCCCAGCCGGCCGATCGTGTCGGCTCGCTGGTCGTCGGCGACCATCAACACCACATTGAGCGGCCGCCGCCCGCCCGCGGCCCGAGCCACCATCGGAGACCGGAGCAGCTCCATTCCCGCGGCCGCCCCAGTCGCCACGGCACCGCTCGCTTTCAGAAAGTCGCGTCGAGTCGGTCTCATGTGGCATAGTCTATCGCGCGTTGGTAATAGGGGAAGCTCGCTCATCCCAACGTTTGCCGGGTACTTTTTGGCGGGAATGCAGAATCGCGCGTTCGACAGCCGGGTCGAGGTCGGCCACCAGTTCGGCCGGGGGATGCGGCGACGATGCCGCATGCGCTCGATGCAATTCCTCGATCGAGCCTACTTCCTGCTCGGTTTTTATGATTTCCTGCCGTTTCGCGAGGCTTATGGCAAAGCGAAGACCGCGGCGGAGAAGGCGGTCGCTTTGGACG encodes the following:
- a CDS encoding sulfatase-like hydrolase/transferase — protein: MRPTRRDFLKASGAVATGAAAGMELLRSPMVARAAGGRRPLNVVLMVADDQRADTIGRLGNPHIKTPHLDRLAAGGFAFRHARNMGAQNGAVCVPARAMLHTGRSLFRAPEDMGNFVILPEALRKAGYTTFACGKWHNGTPAFERGFSSGGNIFFGGMHEDQFHMPVRDFDPAGRYPKSAVRIGQKFSSELFADAAVEFLEQQRAGKSADKPFFCYLAFTSPHDPRTPPEQYKKLYDPATMPLPDNFLPRHPFDNGELRIRDELLAPFPRTPENTRQQLCDYYGMISAQDAQVGRVVKTLENTSLIDNTIVVYTSDHGLAIGSHGLFGKQNVYEESAGVPLIFFGPGVPGGQTSDTYTYGFDIFPTLCELLGVAPAATVEGRSLVGIFSRSETRVHDAIFGAYDHSPGPRRGANDAAPVAAGLQRAVHDGRWKYHHYDVKGKTTVRLFDMQHDPDEIHDLSTDRSAAKELPRLASLLKQLRHDLADNRD